In Clarias gariepinus isolate MV-2021 ecotype Netherlands chromosome 1, CGAR_prim_01v2, whole genome shotgun sequence, one DNA window encodes the following:
- the rbm14b gene encoding RNA-binding protein 14b isoform X1 → MDKGHTVKLFVGNLALDTTQEELSAIFESYGQVVSCSVLRQFAFVHLQGEGAAERAIRELNGREFKGRNLVVEESRGRPLHSTKVFVGNLSGMCTTVDLKELFQTFGKVLECDKVKAWHSSSTGYAFVHMENKEDALQAIEALHGTSFKGRPLSVELSKVQPSKQTPTGKIPCVSCGKQGHYAGECPSGKPALEQYQSQAAVLAAAAAAAAGLPLQVQQSVHNSVYNTTTFDPTYAALTGLTAAGARAEGAATVAPAVYGALANQVYGTVANQLYGGTMANQALSTGATAAAAQVYGSLNPALYGQMTSGSVAAAAAAAAAYGPQVYTSAVGNPVFLAAAPSMEVPAAAAAAAVNPAYSVASALYTASPAYSTLGAADPTAIFEAARAQYFAQGQQVLAEQQQAASKSGERDRSPLRRSAPLLPDPVMKPFMYQRAKRRALLPTPAGREEAAAQEEDAVARYYAEYYQQYQQLAQYPQYPTVHYSAPSPLAAVSAIPTLSAVPAALDSLRPVLPAAPVPAAAAIAVATSRVYEPPPIPPSRKDPLLRRSELALHPPETPFR, encoded by the exons ATGGATAAGGGCCACACGGTGAAGTTATTTGTGGGGAACTTGGCCCTGGACACCACGCAGGAGGAACTCTCCGCCATTTTCGAGTCCTACGGCCAAGTGGTGAGCTGCAGCGTCCTCAGGCAGTTCGCCTTCGTCCATCTGCAGGGAGAGGGCGCCGCCGAGCGGGCCATTCGGGAGCTCAATGGCCGAGAGTTCAAAGGTCGTAACCTGGTGGTGGAAGAGTCGCGAGGACGGCCGCTTCACTCCACCAAAGTGTTTGTGGGTAACCTGAGTGGCATGTGTACCACAGTGGACCTGAAGGAGCTTTTTCAGACTTTCGGGAAGGTCCtggagtgtgacaaagttaaaG CCTGGCACTCTTCCTCCACAGGCTATGCCTTTGTGCACATGGAGAACAAGGAGGATGCGTTACAAGCCATCGAAGCCTTACATGGCACCTCGTTCAAGGGACGTCCTCTCTCCGTGGAGTTGTCTAAAGTCCAGCCCAGCAAGCAGACACCGACTGGAAAGATCCCGTGTGTTAGCTGCGGCAAACAGGGTCACTATGCTGGTGAGTGTCCCAGTGGGAAACCTGCTCTGGAGCAGTACCAGAGTCAAGCGGCGGTGTTGGCCGCTGCGGCTGCTGCTGCCGCTGGACTTCCACTTCAGGTACAGCAAAGCGTCCACAACTCGGTCTACAACACCACAACGTTTGACCCCACCTATGCTGCTTTGACTGGCTTGACTGCTGCCGGAGcgagagcagaaggagcagccACTGTCGCACCTGCTGTATATGGAGCACTAGCTAACCAAGTTTACGGAACGGTTGCTAACCAGCTCTATGGAGGCACAATGGCTAATCAAGCTCTTAGCACTGGGGCCACTGCAGCTGCCGCACAGGTCTATGGCTCTCTTAACCCTGCCCTTTATGGCCAGATGACAAGCGGAAGCGTTGCAGCGGCTGCCGCTGCCGCTGCTGCCTATGGACCGCAGGTTTACACGTCTGCAGTTGGGAACCCTGTGTTTTTAGCTGCAGCACCTAGCATGGAAGTACCTGCCGCTGCCGCAGCTGCTGCTGTTAACCCAGCCTATAGCGTAGCTTCTGCCCTCTACACCGCCAGCCCAGCTTACAGCACATTGGGAGCAGCTGACCCAACGGCCATCTTTGAAGCAGCAAGAGCTCAGTACTTTGCACAAGGACAGCAGGTACTAGCTGAGCAGCAGCAAGCTGCATCAAAATCTGGGGAAAGGGACAGGAGCCCGCTCAGAAGATCAGCACCTCTGCTTCCTGACCCGGTTATGAAGCCTTTCATGTACCAGAGGGCAAAGCGCCGCGCGCTACTGCCTACTCCTGCAGGACGGGAAGAAGCTGCCGCCCAAGAGGAGGATGCTGTTGCCAG GTACTACGCAGAGTACTATCAACAGTACCAGCAGCTCGCCCAGTACCCCCAGTACCCCACGGTCCACTATTCAGCCCCGAGCCCACTTGCAGCGGTGTCTGCCATCCCCACGTTGTCTGCCGTTCCTGCCGCGCTCGACTCGCTCAGGCCAGTGCTGCCCGCCGCCCCCGTTCCTGCCGCTGCCGCCATCGCCGTGGCAACGTCCCGCGTGTATGAGCCGCCGCCGATTCCGCCGTCGCGCAAGGATCCCCTCCTGCGCCGCTCCGAACTCGCCCTGCACCCTCCCGAAACGCCCTTCCGATAG
- the rbm14b gene encoding RNA-binding protein 14b isoform X2, which yields MDKGHTVKLFVGNLALDTTQEELSAIFESYGQVVSCSVLRQFAFVHLQGEGAAERAIRELNGREFKGRNLVVEESRGRPLHSTKVFVGNLSGMCTTVDLKELFQTFGKVLECDKVKGYAFVHMENKEDALQAIEALHGTSFKGRPLSVELSKVQPSKQTPTGKIPCVSCGKQGHYAGECPSGKPALEQYQSQAAVLAAAAAAAAGLPLQVQQSVHNSVYNTTTFDPTYAALTGLTAAGARAEGAATVAPAVYGALANQVYGTVANQLYGGTMANQALSTGATAAAAQVYGSLNPALYGQMTSGSVAAAAAAAAAYGPQVYTSAVGNPVFLAAAPSMEVPAAAAAAAVNPAYSVASALYTASPAYSTLGAADPTAIFEAARAQYFAQGQQVLAEQQQAASKSGERDRSPLRRSAPLLPDPVMKPFMYQRAKRRALLPTPAGREEAAAQEEDAVARYYAEYYQQYQQLAQYPQYPTVHYSAPSPLAAVSAIPTLSAVPAALDSLRPVLPAAPVPAAAAIAVATSRVYEPPPIPPSRKDPLLRRSELALHPPETPFR from the exons ATGGATAAGGGCCACACGGTGAAGTTATTTGTGGGGAACTTGGCCCTGGACACCACGCAGGAGGAACTCTCCGCCATTTTCGAGTCCTACGGCCAAGTGGTGAGCTGCAGCGTCCTCAGGCAGTTCGCCTTCGTCCATCTGCAGGGAGAGGGCGCCGCCGAGCGGGCCATTCGGGAGCTCAATGGCCGAGAGTTCAAAGGTCGTAACCTGGTGGTGGAAGAGTCGCGAGGACGGCCGCTTCACTCCACCAAAGTGTTTGTGGGTAACCTGAGTGGCATGTGTACCACAGTGGACCTGAAGGAGCTTTTTCAGACTTTCGGGAAGGTCCtggagtgtgacaaagttaaaG GCTATGCCTTTGTGCACATGGAGAACAAGGAGGATGCGTTACAAGCCATCGAAGCCTTACATGGCACCTCGTTCAAGGGACGTCCTCTCTCCGTGGAGTTGTCTAAAGTCCAGCCCAGCAAGCAGACACCGACTGGAAAGATCCCGTGTGTTAGCTGCGGCAAACAGGGTCACTATGCTGGTGAGTGTCCCAGTGGGAAACCTGCTCTGGAGCAGTACCAGAGTCAAGCGGCGGTGTTGGCCGCTGCGGCTGCTGCTGCCGCTGGACTTCCACTTCAGGTACAGCAAAGCGTCCACAACTCGGTCTACAACACCACAACGTTTGACCCCACCTATGCTGCTTTGACTGGCTTGACTGCTGCCGGAGcgagagcagaaggagcagccACTGTCGCACCTGCTGTATATGGAGCACTAGCTAACCAAGTTTACGGAACGGTTGCTAACCAGCTCTATGGAGGCACAATGGCTAATCAAGCTCTTAGCACTGGGGCCACTGCAGCTGCCGCACAGGTCTATGGCTCTCTTAACCCTGCCCTTTATGGCCAGATGACAAGCGGAAGCGTTGCAGCGGCTGCCGCTGCCGCTGCTGCCTATGGACCGCAGGTTTACACGTCTGCAGTTGGGAACCCTGTGTTTTTAGCTGCAGCACCTAGCATGGAAGTACCTGCCGCTGCCGCAGCTGCTGCTGTTAACCCAGCCTATAGCGTAGCTTCTGCCCTCTACACCGCCAGCCCAGCTTACAGCACATTGGGAGCAGCTGACCCAACGGCCATCTTTGAAGCAGCAAGAGCTCAGTACTTTGCACAAGGACAGCAGGTACTAGCTGAGCAGCAGCAAGCTGCATCAAAATCTGGGGAAAGGGACAGGAGCCCGCTCAGAAGATCAGCACCTCTGCTTCCTGACCCGGTTATGAAGCCTTTCATGTACCAGAGGGCAAAGCGCCGCGCGCTACTGCCTACTCCTGCAGGACGGGAAGAAGCTGCCGCCCAAGAGGAGGATGCTGTTGCCAG GTACTACGCAGAGTACTATCAACAGTACCAGCAGCTCGCCCAGTACCCCCAGTACCCCACGGTCCACTATTCAGCCCCGAGCCCACTTGCAGCGGTGTCTGCCATCCCCACGTTGTCTGCCGTTCCTGCCGCGCTCGACTCGCTCAGGCCAGTGCTGCCCGCCGCCCCCGTTCCTGCCGCTGCCGCCATCGCCGTGGCAACGTCCCGCGTGTATGAGCCGCCGCCGATTCCGCCGTCGCGCAAGGATCCCCTCCTGCGCCGCTCCGAACTCGCCCTGCACCCTCCCGAAACGCCCTTCCGATAG